The Nostoc sp. 'Lobaria pulmonaria (5183) cyanobiont' genome window below encodes:
- the lgt gene encoding prolipoprotein diacylglyceryl transferase codes for MALDFPTLPLAFQFTSPGPILVKIGPLSIRWYGLLIATAVLIGVILSQNLAKRRNINPELLGDLFFWLLIGAIPGARLYYVFFEWSKYAPTPGKIFAIWEGGIAIHGAILGGVVAALIFARIKQVSFWQLADLVAPSLILGQAIGRWGNFFNSEAFGAPTNLPWKLYIPADHRPLEYVSFDYFHPTFLYESLWDLMVFTLLITLFFWSLSGKPRLKVGTLFLIYWPAYSLGRLWIEGFRTDSLMLGPLRMAQVVSSLGILLGLVGLAWLYLLKRPLPDVVPTLKGNGESGR; via the coding sequence ATGGCACTGGATTTTCCCACTTTGCCCTTGGCGTTTCAATTTACTTCTCCAGGACCGATTCTGGTGAAAATAGGGCCACTAAGTATTCGTTGGTACGGCTTGTTAATTGCCACAGCAGTGTTAATTGGCGTCATCCTTTCCCAGAATTTGGCAAAGCGCCGTAACATTAATCCTGAGTTGCTAGGCGATTTGTTCTTTTGGTTGTTGATTGGGGCAATTCCTGGCGCACGACTATATTACGTTTTTTTTGAGTGGTCAAAATATGCCCCAACTCCAGGAAAAATTTTTGCGATCTGGGAAGGAGGTATTGCCATTCATGGAGCGATTCTTGGTGGCGTTGTGGCTGCGTTAATCTTTGCCAGAATCAAGCAGGTTTCTTTCTGGCAACTGGCAGATTTAGTAGCACCTTCGCTGATTTTAGGGCAGGCGATCGGACGTTGGGGCAATTTCTTTAATTCTGAAGCTTTTGGCGCTCCGACTAATTTACCCTGGAAGCTCTATATTCCAGCAGACCATCGTCCTTTAGAATATGTTAGTTTCGATTACTTTCATCCCACCTTCCTCTACGAATCTCTATGGGATTTAATGGTGTTTACGCTACTAATAACATTGTTTTTCTGGTCTTTATCCGGTAAGCCACGTCTCAAGGTAGGCACACTGTTTCTAATTTACTGGCCAGCCTACAGCTTAGGACGCTTGTGGATTGAAGGCTTTCGCACTGATAGCTTGATGCTGGGGCCATTACGGATGGCACAAGTAGTCAGTAGTTTAGGAATTCTATTGGGATTAGTTGGATTAGCTTGGCTTTACTTACTCAAACGCCCTTTACCAGACGTAGTTCCTACTCTTAAGGGAAATGGGGAGAGTGGGAGATGA
- the rlmN gene encoding 23S rRNA (adenine(2503)-C(2))-methyltransferase RlmN, which yields MSATPLVSQVDFNSEKSELIPPLLGASLAELSTWVQQQGQPAYRGKQLHEWIYDKGVRSLADISVFSKQWRKEVAEIPIGRSILHYRSEAADGTVKYLLRLTDGQIIETVGIPTFAERGEGPKARLTVCVSTQVGCPMACDFCATGKGGYKRNLARHEIIDQVLTVQEDFQQRVSNVVFMGLGEPLLNTENVLAALKSLNQDVGIGQRSLTVSTVGIRDRIRQFAQNNLQITLAVSLHAPNQALREKLIPSARAYPLEDLLAECREYVEITGRRVTFEYVLLAGVNDLPEHALELSKCLRGFQSHVNLIPYNPIQEVDYKRPNRDRIQAFVNVLKQQNTAVSVRYSRGLEADAACGQLRASKN from the coding sequence ATGTCTGCTACGCCTCTTGTATCTCAGGTTGACTTCAACTCAGAAAAATCAGAATTAATCCCTCCCCTTCTAGGTGCTTCTCTGGCGGAGTTAAGCACTTGGGTGCAGCAACAAGGACAACCTGCTTACAGAGGAAAGCAACTGCATGAATGGATCTACGACAAGGGGGTGCGATCGCTAGCTGATATTTCTGTCTTCTCTAAGCAATGGCGCAAAGAAGTAGCAGAAATCCCCATTGGGCGCTCAATTTTACATTACCGCTCTGAGGCTGCCGATGGTACTGTGAAATATCTTTTACGATTAACAGACGGGCAGATTATTGAAACTGTAGGCATCCCCACCTTCGCAGAAAGGGGAGAAGGCCCAAAAGCCCGTTTGACAGTTTGTGTTTCTACTCAGGTAGGTTGCCCAATGGCGTGTGATTTCTGCGCTACTGGTAAGGGAGGCTACAAACGCAACCTAGCACGGCACGAAATTATTGATCAGGTGTTGACTGTGCAAGAAGATTTTCAGCAACGAGTTAGCAATGTGGTGTTTATGGGACTGGGTGAACCGTTGTTGAATACTGAGAATGTCCTAGCAGCCCTAAAATCCCTGAATCAAGATGTCGGTATAGGACAGCGATCGCTTACAGTTTCTACAGTGGGGATTCGCGATCGCATCCGTCAATTCGCGCAAAACAATTTGCAAATCACTCTAGCTGTGAGTCTCCACGCACCCAACCAAGCACTACGAGAAAAACTCATCCCCAGCGCCCGCGCCTATCCTCTAGAAGATTTACTGGCTGAATGTCGGGAATATGTGGAAATCACTGGACGCCGCGTTACTTTTGAATATGTTCTCCTTGCGGGTGTTAACGATTTACCAGAACACGCATTGGAACTTTCAAAATGCCTGCGAGGATTCCAAAGTCATGTAAATTTGATTCCTTACAACCCCATCCAAGAAGTAGACTACAAACGCCCCAACCGCGATCGCATTCAAGCTTTTGTTAACGTTCTCAAGCAGCAAAATACTGCTGTTAGTGTCCGTTATTCCCGTGGTTTAGAAGCTGATGCTGCTTGTGGACAACTCAGAGCAAGTAAAAACTAA
- a CDS encoding phenylpyruvate tautomerase MIF-related protein, giving the protein MPLIKVQTSASAPQKAEIESMLLNLSAKLAKHLGKPESYVMTAFEPEIPMTFAGNTDPVCYIEIKSIGTMKPDQTAAMSQDFCQQINQTLGVPKNRIYIEFADAKGAMWGWNGTTFS; this is encoded by the coding sequence ATGCCTTTAATTAAAGTGCAAACTTCTGCATCTGCTCCTCAAAAAGCTGAAATTGAGTCAATGCTTTTAAACCTATCAGCCAAGTTAGCGAAACATTTGGGAAAACCAGAATCTTATGTAATGACTGCTTTTGAGCCAGAAATTCCTATGACTTTTGCGGGAAATACAGACCCGGTTTGCTACATTGAAATTAAGAGCATTGGCACGATGAAGCCAGATCAAACCGCAGCAATGAGTCAAGACTTTTGCCAGCAGATTAACCAAACTCTAGGTGTGCCGAAAAATCGTATTTACATTGAGTTTGCAGACGCTAAGGGTGCAATGTGGGGCTGGAATGGCACAACTTTTAGTTAA
- the uvrC gene encoding excinuclease ABC subunit UvrC, producing MTISTQILPLVKEPERLENRLAEIPPEPGVYFMRDGSDRIIYIGKSRKLRSRVRSYFRDGYNKSERIATMVKLVTEIEFIVTDTEAEALALEANLIKQHQPYFNVLLKDDKKYPYLCITWSEDYPRIFITRKRQFGKEKDKFYGPYTDAGLLREIVRICKRIFPQRQRPQPLFKDRPCLNFDLGRCPGVCQQMISPEEYRKIVQKIAMVFQGRTQELIDILTQQMNAAAENLNFESAARIRDQISGLKSLTADQKVSLPDDTVSRDAIALAADEQHACIQLFQIRAGQLVGRLAFVADAHAEPGAILQRALEEHYQTADSVEIPLEILVQHDLPDAEILADVLTQRKGKKVTILTPLRQTKAELIEMVERNAQYELQRMQKFGDRNHQAMQDLAAILDLPDVPHRIEGYDISHIQGSNAVASQVVFIDGLPAKQHYRHYKIKNPTVTAGHSDDFASLAEVIQRRFRKYAEDQQLARLGNPDWPDLIMIDGGKGQLSSVVAVLQEMNLLEDLRVVSLAKQREEIFLPGESKPLTTDAEQPGVQLLRRLRDEAHRFAVSFHRQQRSDKLKRSRLDEIPGLGHHRQKQLLGHFRSVDYIRQATTTQLAEVAGIGPRLAQEIYDYFHPA from the coding sequence GTGACAATATCAACTCAAATATTACCACTGGTTAAAGAACCAGAACGATTAGAAAACCGTCTAGCCGAAATTCCACCGGAACCGGGGGTTTATTTCATGCGGGACGGGAGCGACCGCATTATCTATATAGGTAAATCGCGTAAGTTGCGATCGCGTGTCCGTTCCTATTTCCGGGATGGCTACAACAAAAGTGAACGTATCGCCACGATGGTCAAGTTGGTGACAGAAATTGAATTCATCGTCACTGATACTGAAGCCGAAGCTTTAGCGCTAGAAGCCAATTTGATCAAGCAGCACCAGCCATACTTTAACGTGTTGCTCAAAGATGATAAAAAATATCCCTATCTCTGCATTACTTGGTCAGAAGATTATCCGCGAATTTTTATTACCCGTAAACGCCAATTCGGTAAAGAAAAGGATAAATTTTACGGGCCTTATACTGATGCTGGTTTATTACGAGAAATTGTCCGCATCTGCAAGCGCATTTTTCCACAGCGACAACGACCTCAACCACTTTTTAAAGACCGTCCTTGCTTGAATTTTGATTTAGGGCGTTGTCCTGGTGTGTGTCAACAGATGATTTCACCAGAAGAATATCGCAAAATTGTGCAAAAAATAGCGATGGTCTTTCAAGGTCGAACTCAGGAACTGATTGATATTTTGACCCAACAGATGAACGCAGCAGCTGAGAACTTGAACTTTGAGTCAGCGGCGCGAATTCGCGATCAAATTTCTGGGTTAAAGTCGCTGACAGCCGACCAAAAAGTTTCCTTACCAGATGATACAGTTTCGCGGGATGCGATCGCACTGGCAGCCGACGAACAGCACGCCTGTATTCAACTATTCCAGATTCGGGCTGGGCAATTGGTAGGACGTTTAGCCTTTGTGGCTGATGCTCACGCGGAACCAGGAGCTATTTTACAACGAGCTTTAGAGGAACATTACCAAACTGCTGATTCCGTAGAAATACCTTTAGAGATTTTGGTACAGCATGATTTACCAGATGCGGAGATATTAGCTGATGTTTTAACTCAACGTAAAGGCAAAAAAGTCACGATTTTGACTCCTTTGCGGCAAACTAAGGCAGAATTAATAGAGATGGTAGAGCGAAATGCTCAGTATGAATTGCAAAGAATGCAGAAGTTTGGCGATCGCAATCACCAAGCAATGCAAGATTTAGCCGCCATCCTCGATTTACCAGATGTACCCCACCGCATCGAAGGTTATGACATTTCCCATATTCAAGGGTCAAATGCTGTGGCTTCGCAAGTTGTGTTTATCGACGGATTACCCGCAAAACAGCATTATCGCCACTACAAAATTAAAAATCCCACTGTGACGGCGGGACATTCAGATGATTTTGCTAGTCTTGCTGAAGTCATCCAGCGGCGGTTTCGCAAGTATGCGGAAGATCAGCAATTAGCACGTTTGGGTAATCCTGACTGGCCTGATTTAATCATGATTGATGGTGGTAAAGGTCAGTTATCATCGGTTGTCGCCGTTTTGCAAGAGATGAATTTATTAGAAGACTTGCGAGTTGTAAGTTTAGCAAAGCAGCGAGAAGAGATTTTTTTACCAGGAGAATCTAAACCCTTAACAACTGATGCAGAACAACCAGGGGTACAGTTGTTGCGGCGGCTGCGGGATGAAGCGCATCGGTTTGCAGTGAGTTTCCATCGTCAGCAGCGCAGTGATAAATTGAAGCGATCGCGTTTAGATGAAATTCCTGGTTTAGGACATCATCGCCAAAAGCAGCTACTAGGGCATTTTCGCTCAGTTGATTATATTCGGCAAGCAACGACCACACAACTTGCTGAAGTAGCAGGAATTGGGCCGCGTTTGGCTCAAGAAATTTACGATTATTTTCATCCTGCTTGA
- a CDS encoding Ycf66 family protein, whose translation MLTLAQVNFGANSASILGLLYLLLGVVYLIFMVFWLVKYGARLTSWALALYIIQAIFTPIIMLLCGFILTFQGWRLDPILQFGQLLLSLLIIYLLIKDIVINTVYRNR comes from the coding sequence ATGCTTACTTTAGCTCAAGTTAACTTTGGAGCAAATTCAGCTAGTATACTGGGACTTCTTTATTTGCTTTTAGGAGTAGTTTACTTGATTTTTATGGTATTTTGGCTAGTCAAATATGGAGCAAGACTTACGAGTTGGGCTTTAGCACTTTATATTATCCAAGCGATATTTACACCAATTATAATGTTATTGTGTGGGTTTATTTTAACTTTCCAAGGCTGGCGATTAGATCCAATTCTTCAATTTGGGCAGCTTTTATTGAGCTTATTAATTATTTACCTACTTATCAAAGATATTGTAATTAATACAGTTTACAGAAATAGATGA
- a CDS encoding TldD/PmbA family protein — protein sequence MKIEELSALEVSFNRLIESLLLKKAEDEQFTVRLSSEISQFTRFNHAKVRQTGCVADGWIELTLMQDRRNSVQQFPFTGNWEVDWQLAYTALQELRDELILLPVDPYLVLPSGNNISREIHSGNLLAAEAVVPTVLELVAELDFTGIYAGGVVIKAYGDSSGQKHWFATDSFTLDYSLFSPSGQAVKGTFAGNDWNQSKYIAKISETKKQLELLARPTKELPRGQYKTYFAPAAVADLLLMLSWGAVSEADIQQGNSALAVLSRQEKQLSLKFSLKENFQRGLVPRFNELGEMAAPELPVIEKGYLVNTLVNSRTAKEYQKIANGANGSETLRAPEVSTGNLVFEQILPSLDTGLYVSNLHYLNWSDRQTGRITGMTRYACFWVENGEIIAPIENLRFDESLYRFWGDKLVDFTTFQEFIPEVGTYESRQLGGSLVPGMLVEDFTYTL from the coding sequence ATGAAAATTGAGGAATTATCTGCGTTAGAAGTCAGCTTTAATCGACTGATTGAAAGTCTGCTGCTCAAAAAAGCAGAAGATGAACAATTCACTGTGAGACTCAGCAGTGAAATAAGTCAATTTACTCGTTTTAATCATGCGAAAGTGCGACAAACTGGTTGTGTTGCTGATGGTTGGATAGAACTAACTTTGATGCAAGATCGGCGCAACAGTGTTCAACAGTTTCCCTTTACTGGAAATTGGGAGGTAGACTGGCAGTTAGCATATACTGCTTTGCAAGAACTACGTGACGAACTTATTCTACTACCCGTCGATCCATATCTAGTTTTGCCATCAGGAAATAATATCAGTAGAGAAATACATTCTGGAAATTTATTGGCGGCTGAAGCAGTAGTCCCGACTGTGCTAGAACTAGTTGCTGAATTGGATTTTACAGGAATATACGCAGGAGGAGTGGTAATTAAAGCTTATGGTGATTCTAGCGGTCAAAAACACTGGTTTGCTACTGATTCTTTTACCTTAGATTATTCTCTATTTTCCCCATCGGGACAAGCAGTTAAGGGCACATTTGCCGGGAATGATTGGAATCAATCTAAATATATAGCCAAAATTAGCGAAACTAAAAAACAACTAGAATTGCTTGCTCGCCCAACTAAAGAACTGCCACGGGGACAGTACAAAACTTATTTTGCACCTGCTGCTGTTGCAGATTTATTATTGATGCTTTCTTGGGGAGCGGTAAGCGAAGCTGATATCCAACAAGGAAACAGTGCTTTAGCTGTTTTATCGCGTCAAGAAAAACAACTTTCTCTAAAATTTAGTCTAAAAGAAAATTTTCAGCGGGGATTAGTGCCGCGATTTAATGAATTGGGAGAAATGGCAGCACCGGAGTTACCTGTAATAGAAAAAGGATATTTGGTAAATACTCTGGTGAATTCTCGCACTGCTAAGGAATATCAAAAAATTGCCAACGGCGCTAATGGTTCAGAGACTTTACGAGCGCCAGAAGTCAGTACTGGGAATTTAGTCTTTGAGCAGATTCTTCCGAGTTTAGATACAGGATTATATGTATCGAATTTGCATTACTTGAATTGGAGCGATCGCCAAACTGGTAGAATCACAGGTATGACCCGTTATGCTTGTTTTTGGGTAGAAAATGGAGAAATTATTGCCCCCATTGAAAACTTACGTTTTGATGAAAGTCTCTATCGCTTTTGGGGAGATAAGTTAGTGGATTTTACCACTTTTCAAGAATTCATTCCCGAAGTAGGTACTTATGAAAGTCGCCAACTTGGAGGTAGTTTAGTTCCAGGTATGCTGGTGGAAGATTTTACATATACTTTGTAA
- a CDS encoding replication restart DNA helicase PriA, translated as MQTVQKIYCPNCGSHAERYYIYDSQLTRTQCPSCDYLMISCTRTGKVIEAYAPGIHAHR; from the coding sequence ATGCAGACAGTACAAAAGATTTACTGCCCAAATTGTGGTAGCCATGCGGAGCGTTATTATATTTATGATAGTCAATTAACTCGGACACAATGCCCAAGTTGTGACTATTTGATGATTAGTTGCACTCGCACTGGCAAAGTAATTGAAGCGTATGCTCCTGGCATTCATGCACACCGATAG
- the coaD gene encoding pantetheine-phosphate adenylyltransferase, producing the protein MIAIYPGSFDPITLGHLDLIGRGSRLFERVIVAVLRNPNKMPLFSVEQRLDQIRLSTQHLPNVEVDSFDGLTVNYAQMRQAQVLIRGLRAVSDFEVELQMAHTNKTLSTQIETVFLATSNEYSFLSSSVVKEIARFGGSIDHLVPPHIALDIYQCYNQNSPMLNPISTEAIPPLKSISVEREA; encoded by the coding sequence GTGATCGCTATTTATCCTGGTAGCTTCGACCCCATTACCTTGGGACACCTCGATCTCATCGGGCGCGGTAGTCGGCTGTTTGAGCGGGTGATTGTTGCTGTACTGCGGAACCCTAACAAAATGCCACTTTTTAGTGTGGAGCAACGGCTAGATCAGATCCGTCTTTCTACACAACATCTACCGAATGTAGAAGTAGACAGCTTTGATGGTCTTACCGTCAACTATGCCCAAATGCGACAAGCACAAGTTTTGATCCGGGGTTTACGTGCTGTGTCAGATTTTGAAGTGGAACTGCAAATGGCTCACACCAATAAAACTCTTTCTACCCAAATAGAAACAGTTTTTCTCGCAACCTCAAATGAGTATAGTTTTTTAAGTAGTAGTGTGGTAAAAGAGATTGCAAGGTTTGGTGGCTCTATCGATCATCTCGTTCCCCCACACATTGCCCTAGATATATACCAATGCTACAATCAGAACTCTCCAATGTTGAACCCAATCTCAACGGAAGCAATCCCTCCCCTCAAGAGTATCTCGGTGGAGAGGGAAGCATAA
- the cobM gene encoding precorrin-4 C(11)-methyltransferase, which translates to MGSFKSEYTESLRYKKTLYAVEPSVYIVGAGPGDPDLLTVKAQKLLAVADVILFADSLIPEQILELCRKDAEIIRTANQTLEEILAITIDRVRSQHKSLVRLHSGDPSLYSAIHEQMHLLREADIPFEVIPGISAFQAAAAKLKVELTVPGLVQTIILTRISGRTEVPVAEELATLAAHQASLCLYLSARHVENAQAKLLEHYPAETLIAICFRIGWPDEKIRVVPLNQMADCTHQEKLIRTTLYIISPGLSTTTGRSRLYHPEHNHLFRSSHH; encoded by the coding sequence GTGGGTTCTTTTAAAAGTGAATATACAGAAAGCCTAAGATATAAAAAAACACTATATGCTGTAGAACCGTCTGTGTATATTGTCGGAGCAGGCCCTGGAGATCCTGATTTATTAACGGTGAAGGCACAGAAACTACTGGCTGTTGCTGATGTGATTTTATTTGCTGATTCTTTAATACCCGAACAAATTTTAGAACTTTGCCGAAAAGATGCGGAGATAATTAGAACTGCAAATCAAACTTTAGAAGAAATTTTGGCGATTACGATCGATAGAGTGCGATCGCAGCACAAATCTCTAGTCCGTCTCCATTCTGGCGATCCTAGTCTCTACAGCGCCATCCACGAGCAAATGCACCTCCTAAGAGAGGCAGATATTCCTTTTGAAGTCATCCCTGGTATCAGCGCCTTTCAAGCTGCTGCTGCCAAACTCAAAGTAGAACTGACTGTACCTGGTTTAGTTCAAACCATCATTTTGACACGCATCAGCGGACGTACAGAAGTCCCTGTCGCCGAAGAATTAGCCACTCTTGCAGCACATCAGGCTAGCCTTTGCCTGTATTTGAGTGCGCGTCACGTCGAAAATGCCCAAGCTAAACTACTCGAACACTATCCAGCCGAAACCCTGATTGCGATTTGCTTTCGCATCGGCTGGCCCGATGAAAAAATTAGGGTTGTCCCTCTGAATCAAATGGCAGATTGCACTCATCAAGAAAAACTAATTCGCACTACACTTTATATAATCAGTCCAGGACTCTCGACAACAACAGGGCGATCGCGTTTATATCATCCCGAACATAATCACCTATTTCGCTCATCTCATCACTAA
- a CDS encoding response regulator, which translates to MTVQLLNIDQPLQSHKVRRILLVEDHDLNRMLFSDYLSYYGYEVQSLSEGSAFFSTIDKFKPDLMLLDLKLPDIDGYSLLKQVQQKPDLSKIPIIVVSAFAFKADQELALSLGARKYFVKPLILKDLILAIEEQFICRHR; encoded by the coding sequence ATGACAGTACAATTACTCAATATAGATCAGCCATTGCAGTCACACAAAGTTAGACGAATTTTACTAGTTGAAGACCATGACCTCAATCGGATGTTATTTAGTGACTATCTAAGTTACTATGGGTACGAAGTCCAAAGTTTATCAGAAGGCTCTGCTTTTTTCTCAACCATAGATAAATTCAAGCCAGATTTAATGTTATTGGACTTGAAATTGCCCGATATTGACGGTTATTCACTCTTAAAACAAGTCCAGCAAAAACCTGATTTGTCAAAAATACCGATCATTGTGGTTTCAGCTTTTGCTTTTAAAGCAGATCAAGAACTAGCTCTGAGTTTAGGCGCACGTAAATATTTTGTCAAACCTTTAATACTCAAGGATCTCATCCTTGCAATTGAAGAACAGTTTATTTGTCGCCACAGATAA
- a CDS encoding class I SAM-dependent methyltransferase, whose protein sequence is MNESTLLYDENFFNSKYFQTDYKTIATTIFNLYQPKTVADFGCGPGHLSRELAKLGVKVTAIDGFSQPDFSNLNVEFHLVNLNDSIAITNIFTNRTFDMAICLEVAEHLNPSVSSELVTWLTKVAPVVVFSAAVLGQGGVGHINLQPRDFWHGQFTQHSFLCADRIREQLRLVPSIAPWYLYNILDYVHTHHPLVPQAEDVIQRLIASESAATSAYFGLWR, encoded by the coding sequence ATGAATGAATCTACACTTCTTTACGATGAGAATTTTTTTAATAGCAAATATTTTCAAACTGATTATAAAACTATAGCTACGACGATTTTCAACTTGTATCAACCAAAAACAGTTGCAGATTTTGGTTGTGGCCCTGGGCATTTAAGTAGAGAGTTAGCAAAATTAGGTGTTAAAGTAACTGCTATTGATGGTTTTTCTCAGCCGGATTTTTCTAATTTAAATGTTGAATTTCATCTTGTAAATTTGAACGACTCAATTGCCATAACTAATATATTCACTAACAGAACATTTGATATGGCAATTTGTTTAGAAGTAGCGGAACATTTAAATCCGTCAGTCTCGTCAGAGTTAGTTACTTGGTTGACAAAAGTAGCGCCAGTAGTAGTATTTTCTGCCGCAGTTTTGGGACAGGGTGGAGTTGGACATATTAATCTACAACCCCGTGATTTTTGGCATGGTCAATTTACCCAACACAGTTTTTTATGTGCTGATAGAATACGAGAACAATTACGTTTAGTGCCTAGTATTGCTCCTTGGTATCTTTATAACATTTTGGATTATGTTCACACACACCATCCTTTAGTACCGCAAGCAGAGGATGTAATTCAACGCTTAATTGCATCGGAATCGGCAGCAACTAGTGCCTATTTTGGTTTATGGCGTTGA